Proteins encoded within one genomic window of Bradyrhizobium sp. CB1717:
- a CDS encoding ATP-binding protein, which yields MRMITGLVRILIVCLLASLSRECIAADGPRQRSILVLEEADFRSPFYSEIFAGIRAAAKQNGKGHTVIYGESLDLARFPGPGYEESLVGHLKTKYAQRPIDVIVSIGVTSAKFLQARKQDIWPAAPVVYGFVPDLPETRALFLPNTTAVFARVRPAQLLTAARAIVPDLTHVVLVGEAWKNPLTYGHWKQDFAAEMPDLEVTDLSGAVLREVRSHVASLPARSAILTSAMYSDGEGTYYSPASALARVAESANRPIIITSDTFLGRSGVGGFLLLPEIIGREAGEVAMRMLDGEAPSSIVPFSGNNVKPIFDWRQLKRWNVDEVSLPPGSEIRFREPSFWAQYYWHSIIIAGVVLMQALMITILLRERRLRFVAEVEARQRMSELAHMNRRATAGEMSVSLAHELNQPLAAIMINAETAQQILRKPAPDLGEVRDILDHIRRDDQRAAEVIGRLRSFLKRDPTERRELDLNATVGEVFRFLSVQALTHDVELVTESSSLDIRVKGDKVQLQQAILNIVVNGMEAVSELPDERRRVVGRTSLTEGNLALVSIADAGHGILAEKVTEIFKPFFTTKAQGMGIGLSIAHTIVQAHGGRIWAENAPSGGAVFHVSLPLAAPR from the coding sequence ATGCGTATGATCACCGGGCTCGTGCGCATCCTGATCGTCTGCCTGCTCGCAAGCCTGTCGCGTGAATGCATCGCAGCCGACGGCCCACGGCAGCGTTCGATCCTGGTGCTGGAAGAAGCCGACTTTCGCTCGCCCTTCTATTCCGAGATCTTTGCCGGTATCCGCGCCGCCGCGAAGCAGAACGGCAAGGGTCATACGGTGATCTACGGCGAAAGCCTCGATCTCGCCCGCTTCCCGGGGCCGGGCTACGAAGAGAGTCTGGTCGGTCATCTCAAGACCAAATATGCGCAGCGGCCGATCGACGTCATCGTTTCGATCGGCGTGACATCGGCGAAATTCCTTCAAGCGCGCAAGCAGGACATCTGGCCCGCCGCGCCCGTCGTTTACGGCTTCGTGCCCGATCTGCCCGAGACGCGCGCGCTGTTCCTGCCCAACACGACAGCCGTCTTCGCAAGGGTGAGACCGGCACAGCTCTTGACCGCAGCGCGCGCCATCGTTCCCGACTTGACCCATGTCGTCCTCGTGGGCGAGGCCTGGAAGAATCCACTAACCTACGGACATTGGAAACAGGACTTCGCGGCCGAGATGCCCGATCTCGAAGTCACCGATCTGTCCGGCGCGGTGCTGCGTGAGGTCCGCAGCCACGTCGCTTCCCTGCCCGCACGCTCTGCGATCCTGACCTCGGCGATGTATTCCGACGGCGAAGGCACCTATTATTCCCCCGCCTCGGCGCTCGCACGCGTCGCCGAGAGTGCGAACCGCCCGATCATCATCACATCAGATACGTTCCTCGGGCGCTCGGGCGTGGGCGGCTTCCTGCTGCTGCCAGAGATCATCGGACGGGAAGCCGGCGAGGTGGCGATGCGGATGCTCGACGGCGAAGCGCCGTCGAGCATCGTTCCGTTCAGCGGCAACAACGTGAAGCCGATCTTCGACTGGCGGCAGTTGAAGCGCTGGAATGTAGATGAGGTCAGTCTGCCCCCCGGCAGCGAGATACGTTTCCGCGAACCGAGCTTCTGGGCGCAGTATTACTGGCACTCCATCATCATCGCGGGCGTGGTGCTGATGCAGGCGCTGATGATCACCATTCTGCTGCGCGAGCGACGCCTGCGCTTCGTGGCCGAGGTCGAGGCGCGCCAGCGCATGTCGGAGCTCGCCCACATGAACCGCCGCGCCACCGCGGGAGAGATGTCAGTCTCGCTCGCACACGAGCTGAACCAGCCGCTCGCCGCCATTATGATCAATGCCGAGACGGCCCAGCAGATATTACGGAAGCCGGCGCCCGACCTCGGCGAAGTCAGGGACATATTGGACCACATCCGCCGTGACGATCAGCGGGCCGCCGAAGTCATCGGCCGGCTGCGCTCGTTTCTGAAACGAGACCCGACCGAACGGCGCGAGCTCGACCTCAATGCCACCGTCGGCGAGGTGTTTCGATTCCTCTCCGTGCAAGCCCTGACCCACGATGTCGAACTCGTAACGGAATCGTCGTCCTTGGACATCCGCGTGAAGGGCGACAAGGTGCAGCTCCAGCAGGCCATCCTGAACATCGTCGTGAACGGCATGGAGGCCGTGTCCGAACTTCCGGACGAGCGGCGCCGCGTCGTTGGACGAACCAGTCTCACTGAGGGCAACCTCGCCCTTGTCTCCATCGCCGACGCAGGTCACGGCATCCTCGCGGAGAAAGTGACCGAGATCTTCAAGCCGTTTTTCACGACCAAGGCGCAGGGCATGGGCATCGGTCTCTCGATCGCGCATACCATCGTCCAGGCGCATGGCGGCCGCATCTGGGCCGAAAACGCCCCGTCAGGGGGCGCCGTCTTTCACGTCAGCCTGCCGCTGGCAGCGCCGCGGTAG
- a CDS encoding oleate hydratase, whose translation MKAYFIGGGIGSLAGAAFLVRDAQLPGRDIVIYEAQPLVGGSLDGALLASGAYSLRGGRMLTTDHYECTWDLLSSIPSLEQPGLSVREETIAFNLENPAHSQARLVDRNRFKIDVTHMGFSARDRLELLRLTEASEETLGNSRITDWLSPKFFESNFWYMWQTTFAFQPWHSAVELKRYLHRFMNEFPRIETLAGVKRTVYNQYDAIVRPLADWLKRQGVQFVRGTAVTDMVLEDEGGRVRVRQLVLDRDGRTANVRLEDGDLVFFQNGSMTDASSLGTMTEPAPHLTKKDSQGWALWETIAQGRPEFGNPAAFNTSIPESYWLSFTVTCRDPRFFEKMEAFSGNRAGTGGLVTFRDSNWLMSVVLYHQPHFAGQPRDVQVFWGYALHPDRVGNFVGKPMSDCGGADILNELCGHLNFDREMFETATCIPCRMPYITSMFMPRNLADRPLPVPQNSVNLAFVSQFVEIPDDVVFTVEYSVRAAQMAVYQLMKIDRPVPPVTRHDKSLAVIFATLEKAFA comes from the coding sequence ATCTACGAGGCGCAGCCGCTGGTCGGCGGCAGCCTCGACGGTGCGCTGCTCGCGAGCGGCGCCTATTCGCTGCGCGGCGGGCGCATGCTCACCACCGATCACTACGAATGCACCTGGGACCTGCTGTCGAGCATCCCCTCGCTCGAACAGCCCGGCCTCAGCGTGCGCGAGGAGACGATCGCGTTCAATCTGGAAAATCCGGCGCATTCGCAGGCGCGGCTGGTCGACCGCAACCGCTTCAAGATCGACGTGACGCATATGGGGTTCTCGGCGCGCGACCGGCTCGAGCTGCTGCGGCTCACCGAGGCCTCGGAGGAGACGCTCGGCAACAGCCGCATCACCGACTGGCTGTCGCCGAAATTCTTCGAGTCGAATTTCTGGTACATGTGGCAGACCACCTTCGCCTTCCAGCCCTGGCACAGCGCGGTCGAGCTGAAGCGCTATCTGCACCGCTTCATGAACGAGTTTCCGCGCATCGAGACTCTCGCCGGCGTCAAGCGCACCGTCTACAATCAGTATGACGCGATCGTGCGGCCGCTCGCCGACTGGCTGAAGCGGCAGGGCGTGCAATTCGTGCGCGGCACGGCTGTCACCGACATGGTGCTCGAGGATGAAGGCGGGCGCGTGCGGGTCCGCCAGCTCGTGCTCGACCGCGACGGCCGCACCGCCAATGTCCGCCTCGAGGACGGCGACCTCGTGTTCTTCCAGAATGGATCGATGACGGACGCCTCCAGCCTCGGCACCATGACCGAGCCGGCGCCGCACCTGACCAAGAAAGACAGCCAGGGCTGGGCGCTGTGGGAGACCATCGCGCAAGGGCGCCCCGAATTCGGCAATCCCGCCGCGTTCAACACCTCGATTCCCGAATCCTACTGGCTGTCCTTCACCGTCACCTGCCGCGATCCGCGCTTCTTCGAGAAGATGGAGGCGTTTTCCGGCAACAGGGCCGGCACCGGCGGGCTGGTCACGTTCAGGGATTCCAACTGGCTGATGTCGGTGGTGCTGTATCACCAGCCGCATTTCGCCGGTCAGCCGAGGGACGTGCAGGTGTTCTGGGGCTATGCGCTGCATCCGGATCGCGTCGGCAATTTCGTCGGAAAGCCGATGTCCGATTGCGGCGGCGCCGACATCCTGAACGAGCTCTGCGGGCACCTCAATTTCGATCGCGAAATGTTCGAGACTGCGACCTGCATTCCCTGCCGGATGCCCTACATCACCAGCATGTTCATGCCGCGCAATCTGGCCGACCGGCCGTTGCCGGTGCCCCAAAATTCGGTCAACCTCGCCTTTGTCAGCCAGTTCGTCGAAATCCCCGACGACGTCGTCTTCACCGTCGAATATTCGGTGCGCGCGGCGCAGATGGCGGTCTATCAGCTGATGAAGATCGATCGCCCGGTGCCGCCGGTGACCCGCCACGACAAGTCGCTCGCGGTGATCTTCGCGACGCTGGAGAAGGCGTTCGCGTGA